Proteins from a single region of Nitrososphaerota archaeon:
- a CDS encoding HAD family phosphatase, which produces MTRDSRRLKVGVLALDFDGTIYPGDRPVSPALLRLFASVKKSGVNLVLVTGRSLAELMGLVDLSLFDAVVAENGAILMVGGKETDLSPPGWHAVRRKLLERLGGGKEEVIISLAREEEGSVKRWLGRGFEVEFNKDRLMVIPPGVDKGTGLSRAIEALAARGKPLMCIGDGENDVAMFRIADLRVAVKNSPDVLAREADYVARKSDGAGASEAIKRFISIRTSGQTSMDRGKRGDPPWLAPKVRDAHPSFQHRRRRC; this is translated from the coding sequence ATGACCCGCGACTCCCGGCGCCTCAAGGTGGGCGTCCTGGCCCTGGATTTCGACGGAACGATCTACCCAGGGGACCGACCGGTCAGTCCGGCGCTGCTCCGTCTGTTTGCATCCGTGAAAAAATCAGGTGTGAATCTCGTCCTCGTCACAGGGAGGAGTCTCGCCGAGCTCATGGGGCTGGTCGACTTGTCCTTGTTCGACGCGGTGGTCGCAGAGAACGGTGCCATCCTCATGGTTGGAGGGAAGGAGACGGACCTTTCCCCTCCAGGATGGCACGCTGTAAGACGGAAGCTGCTGGAGAGGTTAGGAGGCGGGAAAGAGGAGGTCATCATCTCGCTCGCCAGAGAGGAAGAGGGCTCGGTGAAGCGCTGGCTGGGCCGGGGCTTCGAGGTCGAGTTCAACAAAGACCGCCTGATGGTCATCCCTCCAGGCGTGGACAAAGGCACTGGCCTGTCCCGAGCCATCGAAGCCTTGGCAGCAAGAGGAAAGCCCCTCATGTGCATCGGAGACGGAGAGAACGACGTCGCGATGTTCCGGATCGCCGATCTGAGGGTCGCCGTGAAGAACTCTCCGGACGTTCTGGCACGCGAGGCGGACTACGTCGCGCGGAAGAGCGACGGTGCGGGCGCGTCCGAGGCGATAAAGAGGTTCATTAGCATCCGAACCTCAGGTCAGACTTCTATGGACCGTGGCAAGCGAGGAGACCCCCCGTGGCTGGCTCCGAAGGTAAGGGATGCCCATCCTTCCTTCCAACACCGACGAAGGCGGTGCTAG
- a CDS encoding mechanosensitive ion channel family protein: MPFSALLLIKIAIAVVAGYFAIGILANQIKRGISKTSGPERGATVGTAFRFIGYIALAFIVLGLAGVSGTQLLAGGTFTGLVLGLAGQQTLSNVFAGLLILTSRPFLVGNRITLSTWQWGFVVPSYPPKFFSDDLLIPGYTGVVEDIHLNYTAIRLDEGTLVKVPNSIVIQASVVDQSPSERLVRVRYDVPKPVDTALLASTLHDVVVRNDHVSKPETVKVYFENITPTDVIVVIEAFCKGAYEAPVRSSILLDIERATAELKEKQRSKE; encoded by the coding sequence ATGCCCTTCAGCGCCCTTCTCCTGATTAAGATAGCGATCGCGGTGGTCGCAGGGTACTTCGCAATCGGAATCTTAGCGAACCAAATCAAGCGGGGGATCTCGAAGACCTCGGGGCCCGAGAGGGGAGCGACGGTGGGGACCGCTTTCAGGTTCATCGGGTACATCGCCCTCGCCTTCATAGTGCTGGGGCTCGCCGGGGTGTCCGGGACCCAGCTGCTCGCCGGAGGGACCTTCACAGGTCTGGTGCTCGGTCTGGCGGGTCAGCAGACGCTCTCGAACGTGTTCGCGGGGCTGCTCATCCTCACTTCAAGGCCGTTCCTGGTGGGGAACAGGATCACGCTCTCGACGTGGCAATGGGGGTTTGTAGTCCCTTCCTATCCGCCGAAGTTCTTCTCCGACGACCTGCTGATCCCCGGCTATACTGGTGTGGTGGAAGACATCCACTTGAACTACACCGCCATCAGGCTGGACGAGGGGACATTGGTCAAGGTCCCGAACAGCATAGTGATCCAGGCGTCGGTCGTGGACCAGAGCCCGAGCGAGAGGCTCGTAAGAGTGCGGTACGACGTCCCGAAGCCGGTCGACACGGCGCTACTGGCCAGCACGCTGCACGACGTGGTCGTCAGGAACGACCATGTTTCCAAGCCCGAAACGGTGAAGGTATATTTCGAGAACATCACCCCTACCGACGTCATAGTCGTGATCGAGGCGTTCTGCAAGGGGGCTTACGAGGCCCCCGTCCGGAGCTCCATTCTGCTTGACATAGAGCGAGCGACTGCCGAGCTGAAGGAGAAACAGCGGTCAAAGGAATGA
- a CDS encoding aromatic amino acid lyase, which produces MVVVDGRSLTLDAAVQVAEGGALVKASPGGLKQLEKFRGLLEQKLSRGEVVYGVNTGFGSLSDKVVRPEHLAELQLNLIRSHSSGVGAPLPIEVVRAAMLIRLNSLMNGNSAVRREVAELMVELLNRGVTPLVPEFGSLGASGDLTPSAHMALTLVGEGRAYHRGKLEESRRALSDAKLKPIVLKAKEGLSLINGTAFTTALGCIAVHRGGILLRAANSTLAATAEALGACSQSFDERLVGVKQDPGQGAVAREIRALLKGSRRVRSEPVPQDPYSIRCAPQVHGSLSDALDFAEKVTVNEMNSVSDNPVLLEDGSVLHGGNFHAQPVAMVSDLLSLAISYLGVISLSRIDFMLSKTPPETKYMAGKPGLESGLMLLEYTATALTADNAKNIYPESSYPASVSGGIEDHASHGVNAGVKALQVATNVSRILAIELICASNVLGSNETGISDHARSVSAYVRAVSPLLRGDRSQGSEIEELAKQILAGRLP; this is translated from the coding sequence TTGGTAGTGGTCGACGGGCGCTCTCTCACCCTGGACGCTGCTGTCCAGGTGGCAGAAGGGGGCGCACTCGTGAAGGCGAGCCCTGGCGGTCTGAAACAGCTTGAAAAGTTCCGCGGGCTCCTCGAACAGAAGCTGTCGAGGGGAGAGGTGGTCTACGGCGTCAACACGGGGTTCGGGTCTCTCTCCGACAAGGTGGTCAGGCCTGAGCATCTGGCAGAGCTCCAGCTGAACCTGATCCGAAGCCACTCCTCTGGGGTGGGTGCCCCCCTCCCAATCGAAGTCGTCAGAGCAGCCATGCTGATACGTCTCAACAGCCTCATGAACGGAAACAGCGCCGTGAGGAGGGAGGTAGCGGAGCTGATGGTCGAGCTCCTGAACAGGGGGGTCACCCCTCTCGTCCCTGAGTTCGGTTCTCTCGGCGCGTCCGGGGACCTCACCCCCTCTGCCCACATGGCGCTGACGCTGGTGGGTGAAGGGAGGGCATACCACCGAGGAAAGCTCGAAGAGTCCCGCAGAGCGCTTTCAGACGCCAAGCTCAAGCCCATTGTCTTGAAGGCGAAGGAGGGCCTCTCCCTGATAAACGGGACCGCCTTCACCACGGCCCTGGGGTGTATCGCCGTGCACAGAGGCGGCATCCTGCTAAGGGCGGCCAACTCGACGCTCGCTGCGACAGCCGAGGCGCTTGGCGCCTGCTCGCAGTCCTTCGACGAGAGGCTCGTGGGGGTAAAGCAGGACCCCGGCCAAGGCGCCGTCGCCAGGGAAATCAGGGCACTGCTCAAGGGGAGCAGGAGAGTCCGCTCAGAGCCCGTCCCCCAGGACCCGTACTCTATCAGGTGTGCTCCGCAGGTCCACGGCTCCCTGAGTGACGCCCTCGACTTCGCCGAGAAGGTCACCGTCAACGAGATGAACTCGGTGTCGGACAACCCGGTGCTGCTGGAGGACGGCTCGGTCCTTCACGGGGGAAACTTCCATGCACAGCCCGTGGCCATGGTTTCGGACCTGCTTTCGCTCGCCATTTCCTATCTCGGCGTCATCTCCCTGTCTAGGATCGATTTCATGCTCTCAAAGACTCCCCCGGAGACGAAATACATGGCGGGGAAGCCCGGCCTGGAGTCTGGCCTGATGCTCCTCGAATATACTGCGACCGCGCTCACCGCCGACAACGCGAAGAACATCTACCCGGAGTCGTCATACCCTGCAAGCGTGTCGGGCGGGATCGAGGACCACGCAAGTCACGGTGTGAACGCGGGGGTAAAGGCGCTCCAGGTGGCTACGAACGTCTCGCGCATTCTCGCCATCGAGCTGATCTGCGCTTCGAACGTCCTCGGTTCGAACGAGACCGGGATATCAGACCACGCGAGGAGCGTCTCCGCATACGTACGGGCGGTCTCTCCCCTGCTCAGGGGAGACAGGTCCCAGGGGTCCGAAATCGAGGAGCTGGCGAAGCAAATCCTAGCAGGGCGCCTTCCCTAG
- a CDS encoding tRNA-binding protein codes for MSITIDEFAKIEMKVGRITTVDDIPTARKPMYKLTVEFGEGVTRQCVAGIKERYSKEELQDKVVVAVLNLEPKSVAGVVSECMLLAAFNETELSLLTPERGVSIGAKVG; via the coding sequence TTGTCCATCACGATAGACGAGTTCGCAAAGATCGAGATGAAGGTCGGAAGAATAACGACCGTTGACGACATCCCGACAGCGCGGAAGCCGATGTACAAGCTGACCGTCGAGTTCGGGGAAGGGGTAACTAGGCAGTGCGTCGCTGGAATCAAGGAGAGATACTCGAAGGAAGAGCTTCAAGACAAGGTGGTGGTCGCTGTGCTCAACCTCGAGCCGAAGTCTGTGGCCGGGGTCGTTTCTGAATGCATGCTCCTGGCCGCTTTCAACGAGACGGAGCTGTCCCTCCTGACACCTGAACGGGGCGTCTCCATCGGGGCCAAAGTCGGCTGA
- a CDS encoding mechanosensitive ion channel, translating into MVDIVALLTPELYFVAIILATWIVARTMTSVTGRVMSASTPAVTVQTRRAVKLLIWAVGIILGLGVLGFNTEILTVIVALLGAGVIMTLRKPMENMGSKYFTDVYVPFRLGDSISMGGHTGKVIEMNSISVVILDDENRLVSIPNTVFMEREVVNVTPRAWKELVIPVTVGNDVDLATFESEVMKSLDKLWLHLDKRFPPVLTTKSKGAQSTELTVLVYIQSPEERDMMLAEVNKRITETINSIRKAK; encoded by the coding sequence ATGGTAGACATTGTCGCTCTGCTCACGCCAGAGCTCTACTTCGTCGCGATAATCCTGGCGACCTGGATAGTCGCACGCACCATGACCAGCGTAACAGGGCGAGTGATGAGCGCCAGCACCCCGGCCGTCACCGTCCAGACCAGGCGCGCCGTGAAGCTGTTGATCTGGGCCGTGGGGATAATCCTCGGTCTGGGGGTTCTTGGTTTCAACACCGAGATACTCACCGTGATAGTCGCCCTGCTGGGCGCCGGGGTGATAATGACCCTCAGGAAGCCGATGGAGAACATGGGCTCGAAGTACTTCACTGACGTATACGTCCCGTTCAGGTTGGGTGACTCGATTTCAATGGGAGGCCATACCGGCAAGGTGATCGAGATGAACTCCATCAGCGTCGTCATCCTGGACGACGAGAACCGCCTGGTCTCGATCCCCAACACCGTGTTCATGGAGCGAGAAGTGGTCAACGTGACTCCCAGGGCGTGGAAGGAGCTCGTAATCCCCGTGACTGTCGGGAACGACGTCGACCTTGCGACCTTCGAAAGCGAGGTCATGAAGAGCCTGGACAAGCTATGGCTCCACCTGGACAAGCGCTTCCCTCCGGTACTTACGACGAAGTCCAAGGGCGCGCAGTCTACCGAGCTGACGGTCCTCGTCTACATCCAGAGCCCCGAGGAAAGGGACATGATGCTGGCCGAAGTGAACAAGCGGATCACAGAGACAATCAACTCGATAAGGAAAGCGAAATAG
- a CDS encoding NAD(P)-dependent oxidoreductase: MLLVVIRPDRVGPFPFPKSSPEARRKDFSEVEQPYTKEQAILEADRCLRCGTPVCIDACPVQLDVRGMMDAVANGDFKTAYERVRETNPLLGVTARCCPQLQGLCEDACVVRWGGQPLSIGMVQRYVADWEQNESRQPGPASEPKTGKKVAVVGSGPAGLAAAALLLRYGHDVTVYEESDRLGGTAWYGIPDYHLPKDVLSYEAGRIVEAGALVNTRVKVGQDVSLSSLLDGADAVLVATGSRDVRVLDTPGAQLGGIYDGYGFLRRVYMEGVDAYLRGHAKELGKNVIVVGGGDSALDCARTALRLTQENVTVVYRRDEKDMPADPIMVQEAKEEGVEFKFLSDPTEFVGDGRVVKGAVVAAMQLGQPDSTGRKHPEPIPGKSSVLKCDSVLLAIGRGPDSFLEKAEGLKAGPKGAIAVDDHYRTSMTGVFATGDATTGETLVIRAMGHARECAQIIHEFLTGLEDRHVSLYERYYLERTTEDAYQDMLDGKEGGLPPD, from the coding sequence GTGCTTCTGGTAGTCATCAGGCCAGACAGGGTGGGCCCCTTTCCATTCCCGAAGTCCTCCCCGGAGGCGAGGAGGAAAGACTTCTCGGAGGTCGAGCAGCCTTACACCAAGGAGCAGGCCATACTGGAGGCAGACCGTTGCCTCCGCTGCGGCACCCCGGTCTGCATCGACGCCTGCCCGGTCCAGTTGGACGTCCGCGGTATGATGGACGCGGTAGCCAACGGGGACTTCAAGACGGCTTACGAGAGGGTAAGAGAGACCAACCCCCTGTTGGGGGTTACGGCGAGGTGCTGCCCTCAGCTCCAGGGCCTTTGCGAGGACGCGTGTGTGGTCCGCTGGGGAGGCCAACCCCTCTCCATCGGGATGGTCCAACGGTACGTGGCGGACTGGGAGCAGAACGAGTCAAGGCAGCCCGGACCCGCCTCCGAGCCCAAGACAGGGAAGAAGGTGGCCGTAGTCGGGAGCGGCCCCGCTGGGCTGGCGGCGGCCGCGCTGCTCCTCAGGTACGGCCACGACGTCACGGTCTACGAAGAGTCGGACCGCCTCGGGGGGACGGCCTGGTACGGGATACCCGACTACCACCTTCCCAAAGACGTTCTGTCCTACGAAGCCGGGCGCATCGTAGAGGCAGGAGCCCTCGTCAACACACGGGTGAAGGTCGGCCAAGACGTAAGTTTGTCTTCGTTGCTTGACGGGGCCGACGCCGTCCTGGTCGCAACGGGATCCAGGGACGTGAGGGTCTTGGACACCCCAGGGGCTCAACTGGGAGGGATTTACGACGGCTATGGGTTCCTCAGGCGGGTGTACATGGAAGGAGTGGACGCCTACCTCAGGGGCCATGCGAAGGAGCTCGGCAAGAATGTGATCGTCGTTGGCGGCGGCGACAGCGCCCTCGACTGCGCGAGGACCGCACTCAGGTTGACACAGGAGAACGTGACTGTAGTCTACAGGCGCGACGAGAAGGATATGCCCGCCGACCCGATCATGGTGCAGGAGGCGAAGGAAGAGGGGGTCGAGTTCAAGTTCCTCTCTGACCCGACTGAGTTTGTCGGAGACGGACGGGTCGTAAAGGGGGCGGTCGTGGCGGCGATGCAGCTCGGCCAGCCAGACTCTACAGGGAGGAAGCACCCCGAGCCCATCCCGGGGAAGTCGTCCGTGCTGAAGTGCGACAGCGTACTCCTGGCCATAGGGAGGGGGCCCGACTCGTTCCTGGAGAAGGCGGAGGGGCTGAAGGCAGGTCCCAAGGGTGCCATCGCTGTGGACGACCACTACCGGACGTCCATGACGGGGGTCTTCGCGACGGGGGACGCCACCACAGGGGAGACCTTGGTGATAAGGGCTATGGGGCACGCCAGGGAGTGCGCTCAGATAATCCATGAGTTCCTGACAGGGCTTGAGGACCGTCACGTGTCCCTCTACGAGCGGTACTACCTAGAGAGGACGACCGAGGACGCATACCAGGACATGCTCGACGGGAAAGAGGGAGGCCTCCCTCCAGATTGA
- a CDS encoding cation:proton antiporter yields the protein MVDTVSIFTIVTAIIIAGFLSELFFKKTGVPIFVFLILLGIVIGPILNLLPRTSLLPALGVFAELTLLMVLFYGGMDTSLGAILKGGGRTFIQVAIYVFGSTAAIAAVVSFLTHWDPLSSFIFASMVGGETTAAVVIPLSRSLKLPEITVAFITLESVMNSIFSIILFFAFVGIYQTGSANLVDTVSKIAANFSVGIVLGAVLSVGWVFILNRFQQRKYTYVLTLGLLFGTYVISSDVGGSGELSVLIFGIILGNYQLINRLTNKTISMDVLRQRLGLFQEEISFLMETLFFVFLGLTFEINPSSIAANLGLGIEVVLVLVLFRAAATTISTSGSELAQNRKEITLMCAQGLVPATLAVTAVNLGLPHGNSFVNIVTYVIILTNVIAAAGAVWRLRSQKSSFKEFMAGLDYSYGMR from the coding sequence ATGGTAGACACAGTCTCCATTTTCACGATCGTGACCGCCATTATCATCGCAGGCTTTCTGAGCGAGTTGTTCTTCAAGAAGACCGGGGTCCCCATCTTCGTTTTTCTGATCCTCCTAGGAATCGTCATCGGGCCCATCCTCAACCTCCTCCCCAGGACGTCTCTGCTCCCTGCGCTAGGCGTCTTCGCTGAACTCACGCTCCTCATGGTTCTGTTCTACGGCGGGATGGACACGAGTCTTGGGGCGATCCTGAAGGGAGGAGGGAGGACGTTCATCCAGGTGGCAATCTATGTGTTCGGAAGCACCGCTGCCATAGCCGCTGTGGTGAGCTTCCTGACGCACTGGGATCCTCTCTCTTCGTTCATCTTTGCGAGCATGGTCGGTGGAGAGACCACCGCGGCCGTGGTAATCCCCCTGTCGAGGTCGCTGAAGCTCCCCGAAATTACAGTCGCCTTCATAACGCTCGAGTCGGTGATGAACTCGATCTTTTCTATCATACTGTTCTTCGCTTTCGTCGGCATCTATCAGACCGGCTCGGCGAACCTGGTGGACACAGTCTCCAAGATTGCCGCGAACTTCTCGGTCGGGATCGTGCTCGGCGCGGTCCTCTCCGTCGGCTGGGTGTTCATACTGAACAGGTTTCAGCAGAGGAAGTACACCTACGTCCTCACCCTTGGGCTGTTGTTCGGCACCTACGTCATCAGCAGCGACGTTGGAGGGAGCGGCGAGCTTTCCGTGCTCATCTTCGGCATCATCCTGGGGAACTACCAGCTGATCAACCGGCTGACCAACAAGACCATCAGCATGGATGTCCTCAGGCAGAGGCTGGGCCTCTTCCAGGAGGAGATATCCTTCCTCATGGAGACCCTGTTCTTCGTCTTCCTGGGGCTCACGTTCGAGATCAATCCGTCGAGCATCGCGGCCAACCTAGGGCTGGGGATAGAGGTCGTGCTCGTCCTTGTCCTGTTCAGAGCAGCCGCTACGACCATATCCACCAGCGGGTCGGAACTGGCTCAGAACAGGAAGGAGATCACATTGATGTGCGCCCAGGGGCTGGTGCCAGCTACGCTCGCAGTCACGGCGGTCAACCTGGGCCTCCCGCACGGCAACTCCTTCGTCAACATAGTCACTTATGTCATCATCCTGACTAACGTGATAGCAGCTGCAGGGGCCGTCTGGAGGCTGAGGAGCCAGAAGAGCAGCTTCAAGGAGTTCATGGCCGGGCTCGACTACTCGTACGGCATGAGGTAG
- a CDS encoding glycosyltransferase family 4 protein, with translation MPILPSNTDEGGASSTDKLSICVNTQTPLIQFVSKLPKRRIRGRGVLRLSELKEGVDYRYSPGGVTRMVLPLLRHLKQDGRVEGAHWVSLNPTGPKTVDVDGVILHSVTLDTSRLRSYGTIKETISGRAHGVETRGAMADDMFWSDDYAEFAHYNRLTAELMRDLDKRHDFDLFYIHDFQQLPVGHMIGTLKPKVYRWHIPFETSMIPAQWTEPLSTYFNSYDLIVVSADKYLGSLKQFGYQGRVERIYPYVDPHDYSHPQGKEVAAITEGMGIARDDRVILVVARMDPLKGQDRAIRALARAVKRHPKAKLVAVGNGSFSGSRQGLGLSKSERWRQELTRLCGSLGVSDNVLFTGHIPQKELDALYERCDLTLLPSIREGFGLVVVEGWLHRRPAIVTNRAGIAELIKGGKNGYLVDPEDIEDMAEKISLMLDDTELGAKLGGAGFVTSKMCTISEGVRLESKMITGLVGGEGKW, from the coding sequence ATGCCCATCCTTCCTTCCAACACCGACGAAGGCGGTGCTAGCTCCACGGACAAGCTCAGCATCTGCGTCAACACGCAGACGCCTCTGATCCAGTTCGTCTCGAAGCTCCCGAAGAGGCGCATACGAGGACGCGGAGTCCTCAGGCTTTCCGAGCTGAAGGAAGGTGTGGACTATCGATACTCTCCCGGTGGGGTGACGCGCATGGTGCTCCCCCTCCTAAGACACCTCAAGCAAGACGGCAGGGTCGAGGGCGCGCATTGGGTCTCCCTCAACCCCACCGGACCCAAGACCGTCGATGTCGACGGGGTCATCTTGCACTCCGTGACCCTCGACACCTCCAGGCTCCGGAGCTACGGGACGATCAAGGAAACGATATCGGGCAGGGCTCATGGCGTCGAAACAAGGGGCGCGATGGCGGACGACATGTTCTGGAGCGACGACTACGCGGAGTTCGCCCACTATAACCGTCTGACCGCCGAACTCATGAGGGACTTAGACAAGAGGCACGACTTCGACCTGTTCTACATCCACGACTTCCAACAGCTTCCGGTAGGCCACATGATAGGGACCCTGAAGCCCAAGGTGTACCGTTGGCACATCCCCTTCGAGACCTCGATGATTCCGGCGCAGTGGACCGAACCGCTTTCGACATACTTCAACAGTTACGACCTCATAGTGGTGAGCGCGGACAAGTACCTGGGTTCCCTCAAGCAGTTCGGGTACCAGGGGAGGGTCGAGAGGATTTACCCATACGTTGACCCTCATGACTACTCTCACCCGCAGGGGAAAGAGGTTGCAGCCATCACGGAAGGGATGGGCATAGCGAGGGATGACAGGGTGATTCTCGTAGTGGCCCGGATGGACCCGCTGAAGGGGCAGGACAGGGCGATAAGAGCTCTCGCAAGGGCCGTCAAGCGCCATCCGAAGGCGAAGCTGGTAGCCGTCGGCAACGGCAGCTTCTCTGGTTCGAGGCAGGGCCTCGGGCTGTCGAAGTCGGAACGGTGGCGACAAGAGCTGACCAGGCTGTGCGGGTCGCTTGGGGTGTCGGACAACGTCCTGTTCACCGGGCACATCCCCCAGAAGGAGCTCGACGCCCTTTACGAGCGGTGCGACCTGACGCTCCTCCCTTCAATCAGGGAAGGGTTCGGATTGGTCGTTGTGGAAGGGTGGCTCCATCGACGCCCTGCCATAGTGACGAACAGGGCCGGGATAGCGGAACTCATCAAGGGTGGGAAGAACGGCTATCTTGTGGATCCGGAAGACATAGAAGACATGGCGGAGAAGATCTCTCTTATGTTGGACGACACTGAGCTTGGAGCCAAACTGGGAGGGGCGGGATTCGTGACTTCCAAGATGTGCACCATCTCAGAAGGGGTAAGGCTCGAGTCCAAGATGATAACGGGGCTCGTAGGCGGAGAGGGGAAATGGTAG
- a CDS encoding agmatinase family protein encodes MKRAASYPAQTYDDPNDVRFVRIVRPADASQKDAVNIIGVPFDGGVLGRRGAAGGPPAIREAMSGFSNYNVELGESLEGSRVFDLGDLLVDQEDVLKAHPQIEAEMAKCLAGNSLLVVLGGDNSLSLPCIRASGAKFGKLGLIVIDSHFDLRGRIGGKPTSGSSYGLAIETMRELDPRRVVEVGVHGFLNSKDYFEKAKKLGIKVVTASEARSKGPREVAKEAYEAASDGADAVYLSVDLDAVDLSYVSGVSAPSAGGIPADYLLDLLYELGKMPGVRCADLVELAPSLDPTGKSARVAASALVYLIAGFNSRRKARH; translated from the coding sequence TTGAAAAGGGCGGCATCCTATCCGGCCCAGACGTATGACGACCCGAACGACGTGCGGTTTGTCAGGATCGTTCGGCCAGCCGATGCTTCTCAAAAGGATGCGGTGAACATCATCGGTGTCCCCTTTGATGGGGGGGTCCTCGGGAGGAGAGGCGCGGCTGGCGGGCCCCCCGCGATTAGAGAAGCGATGTCGGGTTTCTCCAACTATAACGTCGAACTAGGAGAGTCGCTCGAAGGGTCGCGCGTCTTCGACCTTGGAGACCTGCTGGTCGACCAGGAAGACGTGCTGAAGGCCCATCCCCAGATTGAGGCCGAGATGGCCAAATGCTTGGCGGGCAACTCGCTCCTGGTCGTCCTAGGGGGCGACAACAGCCTGTCTCTTCCATGCATCAGGGCCTCTGGCGCGAAGTTCGGCAAGCTCGGCCTCATAGTAATCGACTCGCACTTCGATCTGAGAGGGAGAATCGGAGGGAAGCCGACGAGTGGGTCCTCGTATGGGCTCGCCATAGAGACGATGCGGGAGCTTGACCCGCGAAGGGTCGTCGAGGTCGGAGTCCATGGTTTCCTCAACTCGAAGGATTACTTCGAGAAGGCGAAGAAGCTGGGCATCAAAGTCGTCACGGCTTCGGAAGCCCGCTCCAAAGGCCCGCGCGAGGTGGCGAAGGAGGCGTACGAAGCCGCTTCGGACGGGGCCGACGCGGTGTATCTCAGCGTCGACCTCGACGCTGTGGACCTGTCTTACGTCTCGGGGGTCAGCGCGCCGAGCGCGGGGGGGATCCCGGCGGACTACCTCCTTGACCTTCTCTACGAGCTCGGTAAGATGCCAGGAGTTAGGTGCGCAGACCTGGTGGAATTGGCCCCATCCCTGGACCCCACTGGGAAGTCGGCAAGGGTGGCCGCCTCGGCTCTGGTGTATCTGATAGCTGGATTCAACTCCAGGAGGAAGGCTCGTCATTAG